A stretch of the Spirochaetaceae bacterium genome encodes the following:
- the nagA gene encoding N-acetylglucosamine-6-phosphate deacetylase: MQALCLHNATIFTGITTIEEGSLIIKDGLIDDVVSSERLKRKKLPKNCRLIDLNGHYIAPGFIDTHIHGLAGYDTAGGTVDDFLGIAQHLVKFGVTSFCPTLYPQPKEAMLKAIDSGQRAIGRESGGARINGLNLEGPFISPQRLGAQRPEAILEVDLAFMRQMYKAGKGAIKIMTVAPELKNMRELALYCLRKGIILAAGHSDASYDNMLEGVQAGIFHCTHLFNAMRKLHHRDPGLVGAILIHEDLSCEIIADGLHVHPALIKMLLRDKDYKKVLLITDALAPTGLEANQKPLFANGEEVYLGPEGLWRQVKDDVIAGSNLTMDKAVRNMVSWGYPKEQVLRMASTGAAHLLKLNNQIGYLLPSHRADIVVLNKQLQVKQNYVDGKLVYSN; encoded by the coding sequence ATGCAAGCACTTTGTCTACACAATGCCACCATCTTTACCGGTATTACCACCATCGAGGAAGGCTCGCTTATCATTAAAGACGGCCTTATCGACGATGTGGTAAGCAGCGAACGTTTAAAAAGAAAAAAATTACCCAAAAATTGCCGGTTAATCGATTTAAATGGTCATTACATAGCGCCCGGTTTTATCGACACTCACATTCATGGCCTAGCTGGGTACGACACCGCCGGCGGCACGGTGGACGATTTTTTAGGCATAGCCCAACATTTAGTTAAATTTGGGGTAACCAGTTTTTGTCCCACGCTTTACCCGCAGCCCAAAGAGGCTATGCTTAAAGCCATCGACAGCGGCCAGCGAGCCATAGGCCGCGAGAGCGGCGGCGCACGTATTAACGGCTTAAACCTCGAAGGCCCGTTTATCAGTCCTCAGCGGTTAGGAGCGCAGCGGCCCGAAGCCATTTTAGAGGTAGATTTAGCTTTTATGCGCCAAATGTATAAAGCCGGCAAAGGCGCCATCAAAATAATGACTGTAGCCCCCGAGCTTAAAAATATGCGCGAACTGGCTTTATACTGCCTGCGTAAAGGCATTATTTTAGCCGCCGGCCACAGCGATGCTAGCTACGATAATATGCTAGAGGGCGTACAAGCCGGTATTTTTCATTGCACCCACCTTTTTAACGCTATGCGCAAATTACACCACCGCGACCCCGGCCTTGTCGGGGCTATCCTTATTCACGAAGACCTTAGCTGCGAAATTATCGCCGATGGTTTGCATGTACACCCCGCCCTTATAAAAATGTTGCTGCGTGATAAAGATTATAAAAAAGTTTTACTTATTACCGATGCTTTAGCTCCTACCGGCCTTGAAGCTAACCAAAAGCCTTTATTTGCCAATGGCGAAGAGGTTTACTTAGGCCCAGAGGGCCTATGGAGGCAAGTAAAAGACGATGTAATAGCCGGCAGTAATTTAACTATGGATAAAGCCGTCCGCAATATGGTGAGCTGGGGCTACCCTAAAGAGCAAGTACTGCGTATGGCCAGTACCGGCGCCGCTCATTTGTTAAAGCTAAATAACCAAATTGGTTATTTACTGCCCTCGCACCGGGCCGATATTGTAGTGCTAAATAAACAATTACAGGTTAAGCAAAATTATGTCGATGGTAAATTAGTATATAGTAATTAA